A stretch of Fusarium poae strain DAOMC 252244 chromosome 2, whole genome shotgun sequence DNA encodes these proteins:
- a CDS encoding hypothetical protein (BUSCO:10921at5125) codes for MSSKDQDVEAPADERPQDKEKVRRSKSERKERRDRDRDHDRERDKDPERRRHRTSRLSKSKLGSEASDNLSHTSSRRHRHRKDRDSDEHHRRHHRTASTSDLASSDIRTSTAATSILSDRINMPYPSFSKAHSKEAIVSRDSLSLKPPTREPPEPPTAEELKARRDSGNANPNAPPSPPPTDLDADKTAVNDEAPNEPVDEELTNEETYDEETLNADLSRDDIPTIQTPTEEPSASEVGLKKSKSRLSHTRSVSRNDERSRVSRRSGSSSQATYVKSSHRSAEKIRRSDSRASSSSHRSVHRTSSTRSHRKYDADGPSSPSSAQDSSPRTPTQAPFPHGYPDTKRETPSVIDVEDVDSNLHSKTATPASAFGIAPPPPPPPPALDVHDMPRVDYLLQNGGLAYTAPKNFLSVLPRQNGTRPSNPPLVGTDTLFAPFHNLLDQYNTVLSKQGSIAVATGHRSVARRLLDRLENVFSRDLPPYGCTCVMCDNPHEIHDGLNWGDVLEWVSGRIELPQWPPFDLAEVGTKAAEISGDVPPRPASPVQLDPDIAEEFREHYLRQSKKVRTAVDRWLSNTGETPVPPPQDVDDETLSFAILTNLDPEDRPYFNAIMTGSKELKSSVRAPTPGHRPRTDFLIKTGLALQRLYRLQQVPRDAESATYLVKNPHTHDLLVALSNINNSEWEILVSGRFDGFLWSGADDEPPTPHSESRGPTPASSYYNTRTMSPGPRASSSFSSRNTTPFSVYSRGTTPASFVSVNTTGMPGSRQAVSNDEEMEMAAIAEIEREIYKGMETLEDAFEKLHKKAEVVRNALRQRGAGLMQNLQNRRRIDVLSGPNSGNSQSSGYERPAWAGEDDREPGSDDDWALDDIDIMPDDSASNISSSRHRRPKRRTERRTPAPINEEDED; via the coding sequence ATGTCCTCCAAGGACCAAGACGTCGAGGCCCCTGCCGACGAGAGACCGCAAGATAAGGAAAAGGTCCGCCGCTCAAAATCCGAACGAAAGGAGCGCAGAGATCGCGACCGAGACCACGATCGAGAAAGGGATAAGGACCCTGAACGTCGCCGACATCGCACATCTCGACTCTCTAAGAGCAAGCTCGGCAGCGAAGCCAGCGACAACCTTTCTCATACATCCAGTCGCCGTCACCGTCACCGCAAGGACAGAGACAGTGATGAGCATCATCGCCGTCATCACCGTACTGCTTCGACCAGCGATTTAGCCAGCTCAGACATAAGAACGTCGACGGCTGCTACTTCTATATTATCTGACCGTATCAACATGCCTTACCCTTCATTCAGTAAGGCACACAGCAAAGAGGCCATCGTTAGTCGCGATTCCCTATCACTTAAACCTCCTACTCGTGAACCGCCGGAGCCTCCTACCGCCGAGGAACTCAAAGCCCGCAGGGATTCCGGCAATGCCAATCCGAATGCGCCACCTAGTCCCCCTCCAACCGATCTGGACGCGGACAAGACTGCTGTAAACGATGAAGCACCGAATGAGCCAGTCGACGAGGAACTCACAAATGAGGAAACATACGACGAAGAGACATTAAATGCCGATTTGTCCAGAGACGACATTCCAACCATTCAGACCCCAACAGAGGAGCCCTCGGCGTCTGAGGTTGGTCTGAAAAAGTCAAAGTCGAGACTATCTCACACTCGATCAGTATCACGAAACGACGAGCGGTCCCGTGTTAGTCGCCGATCAGGGTCCTCGAGTCAAGCTACTTATGTGAAGTCTTCGCATCGCTCTGCTGAAAAGATCCGACGCTCTGATTCGCGGGCATCCAGTTCTTCCCATCGCTCAGTCCATCGAACTTCGTCTACTCGAAGTCACAGAAAGTATGATGCAGATGGACCATCCTCTCCTTCAAGTGCCCAAGATTCGTCTCCCAGAACACCCACTCAAGCTCCTTTCCCTCACGGATATCCTGACACCAAGCGTGAAACCCCTTCTGTTATCGACGTTGAAGATGTCGATTCGAACCTGCATTCCAAAACTGCGACGCCTGCGTCTGCCTTTGGCATTGCCCCTCCGCCCCCGCCCCCACCACCGGCGCTTGATGTCCATGACATGCCTCGGGTCGACTATCTCCTTCAAAACGGCGGTCTTGCTTATACAGCTCCCAAGAACTTTCTTTCTGTGCTGCCCCGCCAAAACGGCACACGCCCTTCAAACCCTCCCCTTGTTGGTACAGACACTCTCTTTGCTCCATTCCACAACCTGCTGGATCAGTACAACACTGTACTTAGTAAACAAGGCTCAATTGCTGTCGCCACTGGGCACCGTTCTGTTGCTCGTAGACTGCTGGACCGCCTCGAAAATGTCTTCTCCCGCGACCTCCCTCCTTATGGCTGCACGTGTGTCATGTGTGATAACCCTCACGAGATCCACGATGGCCTCAACTGGGGCGATGTGTTGGAGTGGGTGAGCGGCCGCATTGAACTCCCGCAGTGGCCCCCTTTTGATCTGGCCGAGGTCGGTACCAAAGCTGCTGAGATTTCTGGTGATGTGCCTCCTCGACCTGCATCACCGGTCCAACTGGATCCGGACATTGCGGAAGAATTTAGGGAGCATTATCTTCGCCAGTCAAAGAAGGTCCGGACTGCTGTCGACCGATGGTTGTCTAACACTGGAGAAACTCCAGTACCACCCCCTCAGGATGTTGACGACGAGACCCTATCTTTTGCCATTCTGACAAACCTCGACCCAGAGGACCGGCCTTACTTCAACGCCATCATGACCGGGTCAAAGGAACTAAAGTCGTCTGTTCGCGCCCCTACTCCAGGGCACCGACCTCGAACGGATTTTCTCATCAAGACTGGCCTTGCACTGCAGCGACTATACCGATTGCAACAAGTTCCTCGGGATGCTGAATCGGCAACATACTTGGTCAAGAACCCGCATACTCACGATCTTTTGGTCGCACTTTCCAACATAAACAATTCTGAGTGGGAGATTCTCGTCTCTGGACGGTTTGATGGCTTCCTTTGGTCGGGAGCAGATGATGAGCCACCTACACCACATTCTGAATCTCGGGGACCTACACCAGCCAGTTCCTACTACAACACACGAACAATGAGCCCGGGACCTCGAGCTTCCTCTTCGTTCAGTTCAAGAAACACGACTCCTTTCTCGGTCTACTCTCGAGGCACAACGCCAGCCTCTTTTGTTAGCGTCAACACAACCGGGATGCCTGGAAGCCGACAAGCTGTTTCCAACGAcgaggagatggagatggcgGCTATCGCAGAGATTGAAAGGGAGATTTACAAGGGAATGGAAACTTTGGAGGACGCATTCGAAAAACTACacaagaaggccgaggtTGTCCGAAACGCACTACGTCAGCGAGGAGCCGGTTTAATGCAGAACCTGCAGAATCGCCGTCGTATTGATGTGCTTTCTGGCCCCAACTCAGGCAACTCACAGTCTTCGGGCTACGAACGACCAGCTTGGGCTGGAGAGGATGATCGTGAACCAGGCAGTGATGATGACTGGGCTTTAGACGATATCGATATTATGCCTGACGACTCCGCCAGCAACATCAGCAGCTCTCGCCACAGACGACCTAAGAGGCGTACGGAGCGACGAACACCTGCCCCAATCAacgaagaagatgaggattAA
- the MET3 gene encoding Sulfate adenylyltransferase (BUSCO:12776at5125), with amino-acid sequence MANTPHGGVLKDLFARDLPRQSELEAEAQQLPALTLSERHLCDLELILNGGFSPLEGFLTEKDYNGVVENNRLADGALFSMPINLDVNQADIDQLGLKAGARVTLRDFRDDRNLAILTVEDIYRPDKVNEAKKVFGSDDDTHPGVKYLFDTAKEFYVGGKLEAINRLEHYDFLDLRFTPSELRAHFNKLGWQKVVAFQTRNPMHRAHRELTVRAARSQQANVLIQPVVGLTKPGDIDHFTRVRVYKALLPRYPNGMAALALLPLAMRMGGPREALWHAIIRKNHGATHFIVGRDHAGPGKNKQGKDHYGPYDAQVLVQEHQEELGIKMVEFQAMIYLPDSDEYLPVNEIPEGTRTLNISGTELRHRLRTGKDIPEWFSYPEVVKVLREENPLPAEKGFTVFMTGYQNSGKDQIARALQATLNQGGGRPVSMLLGENVRHELSPELGFTRKDRDLNIQRIAFVASELTKAGAAVIAAPIAPFEDARKAARDLVEKSGPFFLVHVATPLEYCEKTDRKGVYASARKGEIKNFTGVDDPYEAPAKPDLVVDLEKQNVRSIVHQIVLLLESNGLLDRL; translated from the exons ATGGCCAACACTCCTCATGGTGGTGTCCTGAAGGACCTCTTCGCTCGTGACCTTCCTCGTCAATCCGAGCTTGAGGCCGAGGCCCAGCAACTCCCTGCTCTTACACTCAGCGAGCGACACCTTTGCGATCTTGAGCTGATCCTTAACGGTGGTTTCTCTCCCCTCGAAG GTTTCTTGACTGAGAAGGACTACAATGG CGTTGTTGAGAACAACCGTCTTGCTGATGGAGCTCTCTTCTCCATGCCCATCAACCTCGATGTCAACCAAGCTGATATCGACCAGCTCGGCCTCAAGGCTGGTGCTCGCGTTACCCTCCGCGACTTCCGTGACGACCGAAACCTCGCTATCCTGACTGTCGAGGACATCTACCGACCTGACAA GGTCAACGAAGCCAAGAAGGTCTTTGGCAGCGATGATGACACTCACCCTGGTGTCAAGTACCTCTTCGACACCGCCAAGGAGTTCTACGTTGGTGGTAAGCTTGAGGCCATTAACCGCCTGGAGCACTACGACTTCCTCGACCTTCGAT TCACTCCCTCTGAGCTCCGCGCTCACTTCAACAAGCTCGGCTGGCAAAAGGTCGTCGCTTTCCAGACCCGAAACCCCATGCACCGTGCTCACCGTGAGTTGACGGTCCGCGCTGCCCGCTCCCAGCAGGCCAACGTCCTTATCCAGCCCGTCGTTGGTCTCACCAAGCCCGGTGACATCGATCACTTCACCCGTGTCCGTGTCTACAAGGCTCTCCTACCCCGTTACCCCAACGGTATGGCCGCCCTCGCGCTTCTGCCCCTCGCCATGCGAATGGGTGGTCCTCGTGAGGCTCTCTGGCACGCCATCATTCGCAAGAACCACGGTGCTACTCACTTCATCGTTGGCCGTGACCACGCCGGTCCCGGTAAGAACAAGCAGGGCAAGGATCACTACGGTCCTTATGATGCTCAGGTCCTCGTCCAGGAGCACCAGGAGGAGCTCGGCATCAAGATGGTCGAATTCCAGGCCATGATCTACCTACCCGACTCTGATGAGTACCTCCCCGTCAACGAGATCCCTGAGGGCACCCGCACCCTCAACATCTCTGGTACTGAGCTCCGACACCGTCTCCGAACCGGTAAGGACATCCCTGAGTGGTTCTCTTATCCCGAGGTTGTCAAGGTTCTTCGTGAGGAAAACCCCCTCCCTGCCGAGAAGGGTTTCACTGTCTTCATGACAGGTTACCAGAACAGCGGAAAGGACCAGATTGCCCGTGCTCTCCAGGCCACTCTCAACCAGGGTGGCGGTCGTCCCGTCTCCATGTTGCTCGGTGAGAATGTGCGACACGAGCTCTCTCCTGAGCTTGGCTTCACCCGCAAGGACCGCGACCTCAACATCCAGCGCATCGCTTTCGTCGCCTCTGAGCTGACCAAGGCCGGTGCCGCTGTCATCGCCGCCCCCATCGCCCCCTTCGAGGATGCTCGCAAGGCTGCCCGTGACCTCGTCGAGAAGTCCGGCcccttcttcctcgtccaCGTCGCTACTCCCCTTGAGTACTGTGAGAAGACTGACCGCAAGGGTGTCTACGCTTCCGCTCGCAAGGGTGAGATCAAGAACTTTACTGGTGTCGACGACCCCTATGAGGCTCCTGCCAAGCCCGACCTCGTTGTCGACCTCGAGAAGCAGAACGTCCGCTCCATTGTGCACCAAATCGTTCTGCTCCTCGAGAGCAACGGTCTTCTCGACCGCCTGTAA